The following coding sequences are from one Formosa haliotis window:
- a CDS encoding helix-turn-helix domain-containing protein — translation MINSDEFSKRLQKVIDFYGESASSFSEKIGVQRSSISHILSGRNKPSLDFVMKVLSTFPEVELYWLLNGKGNFPAESKKVNSPDLFSNPSEPISKLSNPQETPSNQIPNQILNTDESKQIERIVIFYTDGSFKNFENAK, via the coding sequence ATGATAAACAGTGATGAATTCTCAAAACGCCTACAAAAGGTTATCGATTTTTACGGAGAATCAGCCTCTTCTTTCTCTGAAAAAATTGGTGTACAGCGCTCATCTATCTCACACATTTTATCTGGAAGAAATAAACCGAGTTTAGATTTTGTTATGAAAGTATTATCTACTTTTCCTGAAGTAGAATTATATTGGTTGCTAAATGGGAAAGGCAACTTCCCTGCTGAATCGAAAAAAGTGAATTCTCCAGATTTATTTTCTAATCCCTCCGAGCCTATTTCTAAATTGAGTAACCCCCAAGAAACGCCCTCAAATCAAATTCCGAATCAGATTTTAAATACAGACGAATCTAAGCAAATAGAACGTATAGTTATTTTTTATACCGATGGTAGCTTTAAAAATTTTGAAAATGCGAAGTAA
- the aroB gene encoding 3-dehydroquinate synthase, with protein MKTIETKTYKIHFNSSAYHAVNEYIKENNPSRIFIIVDENTHELCLPHLLESINTSATIEIIEIESGEINKTIETCVGVWNVLSELGADRKSLVINLGGGVITDLGGFVASTFKRGIAFINVPTTLLSMVDASVGGKTGVDLGALKNQIGVINTPQMVIIDPEYLKTLPQTEMRSGLAEMLKHGLIQDKLYWDKFKSMSDLNVEHLDELIYESIQIKKHVVDIDPHENGLRKTLNYGHTLGHAVESYFLSHPHKKDLLHGEAIAIGMILESYISSKLSGLSEAENTEIKDVINNIYDDVRINEEDYEPIIELLKYDKKNSHGNVNFVLLKSIGDTQIDCLVPNDLIIEALNYYNEML; from the coding sequence ATGAAAACTATCGAAACGAAAACCTATAAAATCCACTTTAATTCAAGCGCATATCATGCTGTAAACGAGTATATAAAAGAAAACAATCCTTCTCGCATTTTTATAATCGTAGACGAAAACACACACGAACTTTGCTTACCACATTTATTAGAATCGATAAATACATCGGCTACAATAGAAATTATTGAAATTGAATCTGGCGAAATAAACAAAACAATTGAAACTTGTGTAGGTGTTTGGAATGTACTTTCCGAGCTAGGTGCAGATAGAAAAAGTTTAGTTATTAATTTAGGAGGTGGAGTAATTACAGATTTAGGTGGTTTTGTAGCTTCTACATTTAAACGAGGTATTGCTTTTATAAACGTACCTACTACTCTATTATCCATGGTTGATGCTTCTGTTGGAGGAAAAACCGGTGTAGATTTAGGTGCATTAAAAAACCAAATTGGAGTTATTAACACGCCACAAATGGTTATTATAGATCCTGAATATTTAAAAACATTACCGCAAACCGAAATGCGTTCGGGGCTTGCAGAGATGCTTAAACACGGGTTAATACAAGATAAATTGTATTGGGACAAGTTTAAATCAATGTCCGATTTAAATGTTGAACATTTAGACGAGTTAATCTACGAATCTATTCAAATTAAAAAACACGTTGTAGATATTGATCCTCACGAAAATGGCTTAAGAAAAACCTTAAATTACGGACACACCCTTGGGCATGCCGTTGAATCTTATTTTTTAAGCCATCCTCACAAAAAAGATTTACTTCATGGCGAAGCGATTGCTATTGGTATGATTTTAGAATCTTATATATCTTCTAAACTTTCTGGTTTAAGTGAAGCCGAGAACACAGAAATTAAAGATGTAATTAATAACATATACGACGATGTAAGGATTAATGAAGAGGATTACGAACCTATTATTGAACTTTTAAAATACGACAAGAAGAATTCTCACGGTAACGTAAATTTTGTACTACTAAAATCTATAGGAGATACTCAAATCGATTGTTTAGTGCCTAACGATTTAATAATTGAAGCGTTAAATTATTATAACGAGATGCTTTAA
- a CDS encoding DNA topoisomerase IV gives MKYFILFLLAASMVSCYEVERNCSDFKTGHFYSEIEIDGKIYKSEFNRTDDLQIETYQGKKDSSEVRWINDCEVIFKTINPKNRVERKDIHLKILTTTADSYTFEYSYVGEDLKQKGMAKRAE, from the coding sequence ATGAAATACTTCATTCTTTTTCTTTTGGCTGCATCTATGGTAAGTTGTTACGAAGTTGAGCGCAATTGCTCTGACTTTAAAACTGGTCATTTTTATAGCGAGATTGAAATTGATGGAAAAATCTATAAGTCTGAATTTAACAGAACAGACGATTTACAAATAGAAACTTATCAAGGTAAGAAAGACTCTTCTGAAGTACGATGGATTAATGATTGCGAAGTTATTTTTAAAACTATTAATCCGAAAAATCGGGTTGAACGAAAAGATATCCATTTAAAAATACTAACCACAACAGCAGATTCTTATACTTTTGAGTATTCTTATGTAGGCGAAGATTTAAAACAAAAAGGCATGGCTAAACGTGCTGAATAA
- a CDS encoding Lrp/AsnC family transcriptional regulator yields the protein MAKFKLDEIDHQILDMLIDNTRVPFTDIAKKLLISAGTVHVRVKKMEDAGIIQGSSLTLDYKKLGYSFIAYIGVYLNNTSQTTFVLERINELPFVTVAHITTGKFNIFCKIRARNTAHAKDVIFMIDDIEGVYRTETMISLEESINDKKRLMHYIFKEL from the coding sequence ATGGCAAAATTTAAATTAGACGAAATAGATCATCAAATTCTTGATATGTTAATCGACAATACGAGAGTTCCTTTTACAGATATCGCAAAAAAATTATTGATTTCGGCGGGTACTGTGCATGTTAGAGTTAAGAAAATGGAAGATGCAGGTATTATACAAGGGTCTTCTTTAACTTTAGATTATAAGAAATTAGGATACTCTTTTATTGCTTATATAGGAGTGTATTTAAACAACACATCGCAAACAACATTTGTTTTAGAGCGTATAAACGAATTACCTTTTGTAACAGTAGCACATATTACTACTGGCAAATTTAATATTTTCTGTAAAATTAGAGCACGTAATACTGCACATGCCAAAGATGTTATCTTTATGATTGATGATATTGAAGGTGTTTACAGAACAGAAACAATGATTTCTTTAGAAGAAAGTATTAACGATAAAAAGCGTTTAATGCATTACATTTTTAAAGAACTTTAA
- a CDS encoding DNA topoisomerase IV subunit B: MLDQSNYTEDNIRSLDWKEHIRMRPGMYIGKLGDGSSPDDGIYILLKEVLDNSIDEYVMGAGKTIEISIQGSKVIVRDYGRGIPLGKVVDVVSKMNTGGKYDSRAFKKSVGLNGVGTKAVNALSSYFRVESSREGKSASAEFEQGNLTDQEFLEETTRRKGTKVSFVPDELIFKNYKFRNEYVEKMLKNYVYLNPGLTIVFNGEKYYSEHGLKDLLAENINENDMVYPIIHLKGDDIEVALTHSKTQYSEEYHSFVNGQNTTQGGTHLAAFREALVKTLREFYGKNYDASDVRKSVVSAIAIKVMEPVFESQTKTKLGSTDMGGDLPTVRTYVNDFVKTYLDNFLHKNPDTADKIQRKILQAERERKELSGIRKLAKDRAKKASLHNKKLRDCRVHFGDIKNERNLESTLFITEGDSASGSITKSRDVNTQAVFSLKGKPLNCYGLSKKIVYENEEFNLLQAALNIEESMEDLRYNNVVIATDADVDGMHIRLLLITFFLQFFPEIIKEGHLYILQTPLFRVRNKKKTIYCYTDQERVNAIDELKPKPEITRFKGLGEISPDEFKHFIGDNIRLEPIMLDKDMSIEELLEFYMGKNTPTRQKFIINNLKVEIDLVADKNENG, from the coding sequence ATGTTAGATCAATCCAATTATACCGAAGATAATATACGTTCATTAGACTGGAAAGAACATATTCGCATGCGACCAGGGATGTATATTGGTAAACTGGGAGATGGATCTTCTCCAGACGACGGTATTTATATCCTACTTAAAGAAGTGTTAGACAACTCTATAGACGAGTATGTTATGGGCGCTGGAAAAACTATAGAAATTTCTATCCAGGGTAGTAAAGTTATAGTTCGCGATTATGGTCGTGGAATTCCTTTAGGAAAAGTTGTAGATGTTGTATCTAAAATGAATACCGGAGGGAAGTACGATTCGCGAGCTTTTAAAAAATCGGTCGGATTAAATGGTGTAGGTACAAAAGCGGTAAACGCGCTATCTTCATATTTTAGAGTAGAATCTTCTCGAGAAGGAAAATCTGCTTCGGCAGAATTTGAACAAGGAAATTTAACCGATCAAGAATTTCTAGAAGAAACGACGAGACGTAAAGGAACTAAGGTGTCTTTTGTGCCCGATGAGCTTATTTTTAAAAATTATAAGTTTAGAAATGAGTATGTCGAAAAAATGCTTAAAAATTATGTGTATTTAAATCCTGGTTTAACCATAGTTTTTAACGGGGAAAAGTATTATAGCGAGCATGGTTTAAAAGATTTATTGGCCGAAAATATCAATGAAAATGATATGGTGTATCCAATAATTCACTTAAAGGGAGATGATATAGAAGTCGCTTTAACACACAGTAAAACACAGTATTCCGAAGAATATCATTCTTTTGTAAACGGTCAGAACACAACTCAGGGGGGTACTCATTTAGCAGCGTTTAGAGAAGCCTTGGTAAAAACACTTCGTGAGTTTTATGGTAAAAATTACGATGCTTCAGATGTTAGAAAATCTGTGGTATCTGCCATTGCAATAAAGGTAATGGAGCCTGTATTTGAGAGTCAGACTAAAACAAAATTAGGATCTACAGATATGGGTGGCGATTTGCCAACGGTGCGTACCTATGTAAATGATTTTGTTAAAACATATTTAGATAATTTTCTTCATAAGAATCCAGATACTGCCGATAAAATTCAGCGTAAAATTCTTCAGGCAGAGCGTGAGCGTAAAGAATTGTCTGGAATTAGAAAGCTTGCAAAAGATCGAGCCAAAAAAGCAAGTCTTCATAATAAAAAATTACGCGATTGCCGCGTACATTTTGGAGATATTAAAAACGAACGCAATTTAGAATCCACCTTGTTTATTACCGAGGGAGATTCTGCATCGGGAAGTATTACCAAATCACGCGATGTAAATACTCAAGCTGTTTTTAGTTTAAAAGGAAAGCCTTTAAATTGTTATGGTTTAAGTAAGAAAATTGTTTACGAAAACGAAGAATTTAACTTGCTACAAGCGGCATTAAATATAGAGGAGTCCATGGAAGATTTACGATATAACAATGTCGTAATTGCCACAGATGCCGATGTAGATGGTATGCACATTAGACTGTTGCTTATAACATTCTTTTTGCAATTTTTCCCGGAAATTATAAAAGAAGGGCATTTGTATATTTTGCAAACTCCGCTATTTCGGGTGCGAAACAAAAAGAAAACCATTTACTGCTATACAGATCAAGAGCGTGTTAATGCTATAGATGAATTGAAGCCAAAACCTGAAATTACGCGATTTAAAGGGTTAGGTGAAATTTCTCCAGATGAGTTTAAACATTTTATTGGCGATAATATTAGATTAGAACCGATAATGTTAGATAAAGACATGTCTATAGAAGAGTTGTTGGAATTCTATATGGGTAAAAATACACCTACACGTCAGAAATTTATTATTAATAATTTAAAAGTTGAAATAGATTTAGTAGCCGATAAAAATGAGAACGGATAA
- a CDS encoding proline dehydrogenase family protein, with protein MIENSIFDNTEIAFALKSDSELERAYFLFKMISIEPLVRIGTAATNFAIKAKLPVEGLIRATVFDHFCGGVNEENCLPVIDKMFEKGVSSVLDYSVEGKETEAEFDKALNITLKIISFVDERKSMPIAVFKPSGFGRIALYEKIGNKETLTAKEAEEWARVLNRFETVCAAAKKHDIELLIDAEESWMQDAADDLITDLMRKFNTEKPVVYNTLQMYRHDRLDFLKQQHALAKAEGFYLGYKLVRGAYMEKENERAEKLGYPSPICESKEATDNNFNAAVVYMLDHLEDMSLFNGTHNEYSSYLLMDLMKQKGIANSDNRVWFGQLYGMSDHISFNLSHLGYNVAKYVPFGPVKDVMPYLIRRAEENTSVAGQTGRELALLSKEKKRRKAEH; from the coding sequence ATGATAGAGAACTCCATTTTTGATAATACTGAAATTGCTTTTGCATTAAAAAGCGATTCTGAATTGGAAAGAGCCTATTTTCTTTTCAAAATGATTTCAATAGAGCCTTTAGTGCGTATTGGAACGGCCGCGACTAATTTTGCTATTAAAGCAAAGTTACCTGTAGAAGGGTTAATAAGGGCAACAGTATTCGATCATTTTTGTGGTGGCGTTAATGAAGAGAATTGCTTGCCAGTTATCGATAAAATGTTCGAAAAAGGTGTAAGTTCTGTTTTAGATTATTCTGTTGAAGGAAAAGAAACTGAAGCCGAATTTGATAAAGCCCTAAACATTACTTTAAAAATTATAAGTTTTGTAGACGAACGTAAATCTATGCCTATTGCGGTTTTTAAACCGTCGGGATTTGGTAGAATTGCCTTGTACGAAAAGATTGGAAATAAAGAGACTTTAACGGCAAAAGAGGCAGAAGAGTGGGCTCGTGTTTTAAATCGATTTGAAACCGTTTGTGCAGCAGCAAAAAAGCATGATATAGAATTATTAATTGACGCCGAAGAGAGCTGGATGCAAGATGCTGCCGATGATTTAATTACCGATTTAATGCGAAAATTTAACACCGAAAAACCGGTGGTTTATAATACCCTACAAATGTATCGTCATGATCGGTTAGACTTTTTAAAGCAACAACATGCTTTAGCGAAAGCAGAAGGTTTTTATTTAGGATATAAGTTGGTTCGTGGAGCCTATATGGAGAAAGAAAATGAACGTGCTGAGAAATTGGGTTACCCAAGTCCGATTTGCGAAAGTAAAGAAGCAACCGATAATAATTTTAATGCAGCCGTTGTTTATATGTTAGATCATTTAGAAGATATGTCGCTCTTTAATGGTACGCATAATGAATACAGTTCATATTTATTAATGGATTTAATGAAACAAAAAGGAATTGCTAATTCCGATAATCGTGTTTGGTTTGGTCAGCTTTACGGGATGAGCGATCATATCAGTTTTAATTTATCTCATTTAGGTTATAATGTCGCTAAGTATGTGCCTTTTGGCCCCGTTAAAGATGTGATGCCATATCTTATTAGACGGGCAGAAGAAAACACTTCTGTAGCCGGGCAAACCGGACGTGAGTTGGCCTTGTTATCTAAAGAGAAAAAGAGAAGGAAAGCGGAACATTAA
- a CDS encoding M14 family metallopeptidase, producing the protein MNITDITQLYNRNKEPLLNGRYITNSHIKPLLENLEAPFEVSEIGTSVLGKPISAIKIGQGQKRILLWSQMHGNESTTTKALFDFINVLKDSSQSLAYITEVCTFYIIPILNPDGAEAYTRLNATPVDLNRDAQTLSQPESKVLRAVYNDFKPHYCFNLHGQRTIFSAGSTNKTATVSFLSPAQDENRSITDSRKIGMDIIAEMNSTLQQLIPGKVGRYDDSFNINCVGDSFQSFNVPTILFEAGHFENDYDRDITRFYIFSSYVTAFNYIATSDVSGANYNEYFKIPENDKCFYDIIIRDANVGTEENPEILDVGILFVEKLINKTIAFSAKVETIALLSKFYGHKEINANKMRVLAPHEEAVVAGAEIDFVTIGNGKFLLKL; encoded by the coding sequence ATGAATATTACAGATATTACTCAGCTCTATAATCGTAATAAGGAGCCATTATTAAACGGTCGTTATATAACCAATTCTCATATTAAACCTCTTCTAGAAAATTTAGAAGCGCCATTTGAAGTTTCAGAAATCGGAACTTCTGTTTTAGGGAAACCAATTTCTGCTATTAAAATTGGTCAAGGACAGAAACGGATCTTATTGTGGTCTCAAATGCACGGTAACGAATCGACAACAACCAAAGCTCTTTTCGATTTTATAAACGTTCTTAAAGATTCGAGTCAATCTTTGGCCTATATTACAGAAGTTTGTACGTTTTATATTATACCTATCTTAAATCCAGACGGTGCAGAAGCTTATACTAGATTAAATGCAACGCCTGTAGATTTAAATCGTGATGCTCAAACTTTATCTCAGCCAGAAAGTAAAGTGCTGAGAGCAGTTTATAACGACTTTAAACCTCATTATTGTTTTAATTTACATGGACAACGTACAATTTTTAGTGCGGGTTCTACAAACAAAACGGCTACCGTGTCGTTTTTATCGCCTGCACAAGACGAAAATAGATCGATTACCGATTCTAGAAAAATTGGAATGGATATTATTGCCGAAATGAATTCTACGCTTCAGCAGTTAATTCCAGGTAAGGTTGGGAGGTACGATGATTCTTTTAATATAAATTGTGTAGGAGACAGTTTTCAGTCCTTTAATGTGCCAACTATATTATTTGAAGCGGGACATTTTGAAAATGATTACGATAGAGATATTACCCGATTCTATATTTTTAGTTCGTATGTAACAGCTTTTAATTATATCGCAACATCAGATGTTTCTGGGGCTAATTACAATGAATATTTTAAAATTCCAGAAAACGATAAGTGCTTTTACGACATCATAATTCGTGATGCAAATGTAGGTACAGAAGAAAATCCGGAGATTTTAGATGTAGGTATCCTGTTTGTTGAAAAATTAATTAACAAAACTATTGCGTTTTCTGCAAAGGTTGAAACCATTGCATTATTATCAAAATTTTATGGTCATAAAGAGATTAATGCTAATAAAATGAGGGTGTTAGCACCTCATGAAGAAGCAGTGGTAGCAGGTGCCGAAATCGATTTCGTTACAATTGGGAATGGTAAATTTTTATTAAAATTGTGA
- a CDS encoding DNA gyrase/topoisomerase IV subunit A, whose product MVENDNDELNTNLPEEQETITRVNGMFKDWFLDYASYVILERAVPAIEDGFKPVQRRIMHSMKDLDDGRYNKVANIVGHTMQYHPHGDASIADAMVQIGQKDLLIDTQGNWGNILTGDSAAASRYIEARLSKFALDVVYNPKITEWQASYDGRRKEPVNLPVMFPLLLAQGGEGIAVGLSTKILPHNFIELIDASIKHLKGKRFTLFPDFPTSGIADFTNYNDGLRGGRVRVRAKISQLDKNTLVITEIPFGTNTSSLIDSILKANDKGKIKIKKIEDNTASDVEILVHLPGGISPDKTIDALYAFTSCEISIAPLGCVIEDNKPLFVGVTEMLRRSTDNTVELLKSELEIKLGELEELWHFASLERIFIENRIYRDIEEEETWEGVIQAIDNGLKPYTTHLKRVVTEDDIVRLTEIRIKRISKFDIDKAQQKIDALDEQIAEVKHHLAHLIDYAIAYFARLKKEYGEGRERKTEIRIFDDVDATKVVIRNTKLYVNRAEGFVGTSLKRDEYVGDCSDIDDIIVFTKSGKMMVTKVDTKTFVGKDIIHAAIFKKKDKRTIYNMIYRDGAKGPSYVKRFAVTSITRDKEYDLTNGAKGSTSLYFSANPNGEAEVITILLRQVGSIKKLKWDLDFSDILIKGRASKGNLVTKYPIKKIELKEKGVSTLKPRKIWFDDTVQRLNVDGRGELLGEFRGEDRLLIITQSGLVKTILPELSTHFDSDMIVLEKWTPNKPISAIYFDGEKERYYVKRFLIENENKEEVFISEHEKSQLEIVSTDWLPVAEIVFGKERGKDQKENSTVNLEEFIAVKGIKALGNQLTTDKVKQINLLDPIPFESPEEVHADELDVVDDEIVEAKKEASDDDAQPTLF is encoded by the coding sequence ATGGTTGAAAACGATAACGACGAATTAAATACAAATCTTCCAGAAGAGCAAGAAACAATTACCAGGGTTAATGGTATGTTTAAAGATTGGTTTTTAGATTATGCCTCTTATGTTATTTTAGAACGTGCCGTTCCTGCAATTGAAGATGGTTTTAAACCGGTTCAGCGTAGGATTATGCATTCTATGAAAGATTTAGACGATGGCCGTTATAACAAGGTTGCCAATATTGTGGGGCATACCATGCAGTATCATCCACACGGAGATGCCAGTATCGCTGATGCCATGGTGCAAATCGGTCAGAAAGATTTACTTATTGATACCCAAGGAAACTGGGGAAATATTTTAACAGGAGATAGTGCAGCGGCTTCACGTTATATCGAAGCACGTTTGTCTAAATTCGCTTTAGATGTTGTTTATAACCCTAAAATTACAGAGTGGCAAGCCTCTTATGATGGTAGACGAAAAGAGCCCGTAAATTTACCTGTAATGTTTCCGTTGCTTTTAGCACAAGGAGGTGAAGGAATTGCTGTTGGTTTATCTACTAAAATACTACCGCACAATTTTATTGAATTAATAGATGCTTCCATAAAACACTTAAAAGGAAAGCGTTTTACACTTTTTCCAGATTTTCCAACATCAGGAATTGCAGATTTTACAAATTACAATGACGGATTACGAGGTGGTCGTGTACGTGTACGTGCTAAAATCTCTCAATTAGATAAAAATACTTTAGTTATTACTGAAATTCCTTTCGGAACAAATACTTCATCTTTAATTGATTCTATATTAAAAGCCAATGATAAAGGCAAAATTAAAATTAAAAAGATTGAAGATAATACGGCTTCCGATGTTGAAATATTGGTGCATTTACCTGGCGGAATTTCTCCAGATAAAACTATAGATGCGCTTTATGCCTTTACAAGCTGTGAAATTTCAATAGCACCTTTAGGTTGTGTTATAGAAGATAACAAACCATTGTTTGTTGGAGTCACCGAAATGCTTCGTCGTTCTACAGATAATACGGTAGAATTATTAAAAAGTGAACTAGAAATTAAACTAGGAGAACTTGAAGAGCTATGGCATTTTGCTTCTTTAGAGCGAATTTTTATTGAAAATAGAATTTACCGCGATATCGAAGAAGAAGAAACATGGGAAGGTGTTATTCAAGCTATCGATAACGGTTTAAAGCCATATACCACACATTTAAAAAGAGTTGTTACCGAAGACGATATTGTTCGCTTAACAGAAATTAGAATTAAACGTATTTCTAAATTTGACATCGATAAAGCGCAACAAAAAATTGATGCTTTAGATGAGCAGATTGCTGAAGTAAAACATCATTTAGCACATCTAATCGATTATGCCATAGCGTATTTCGCGCGTCTTAAAAAGGAATATGGAGAAGGACGCGAGCGTAAAACAGAAATCAGAATTTTTGATGATGTAGATGCTACAAAAGTTGTTATAAGAAACACCAAGCTCTATGTAAATCGAGCAGAAGGTTTTGTTGGAACTTCTTTAAAGCGCGATGAATATGTGGGGGATTGTAGCGATATAGACGATATTATTGTATTTACTAAAAGTGGTAAAATGATGGTAACTAAAGTCGATACTAAAACTTTTGTAGGTAAAGATATTATTCATGCCGCCATCTTTAAAAAGAAAGATAAGCGTACCATTTATAATATGATTTATCGCGACGGAGCTAAAGGGCCGTCGTATGTAAAAAGATTTGCTGTAACGTCTATTACAAGAGATAAGGAATACGATTTAACTAATGGTGCCAAAGGGTCTACAAGTTTGTATTTTTCGGCTAATCCTAACGGCGAGGCAGAAGTTATTACTATTTTACTTAGACAAGTTGGTAGTATTAAAAAATTGAAATGGGATTTAGACTTTTCAGATATCCTAATCAAAGGACGAGCTTCTAAAGGTAATTTGGTAACCAAATATCCTATCAAAAAAATAGAACTAAAAGAAAAAGGAGTCTCTACTTTAAAACCAAGAAAAATTTGGTTCGACGATACCGTACAGCGTTTAAATGTAGACGGTCGCGGCGAGTTGTTAGGAGAGTTTAGAGGTGAAGATCGTTTGTTAATAATTACACAATCTGGTTTGGTAAAAACCATTTTGCCTGAATTGTCTACGCATTTTGATAGCGATATGATTGTTCTAGAGAAATGGACGCCAAACAAGCCTATTTCGGCAATTTATTTTGATGGTGAAAAAGAACGATATTATGTGAAGCGTTTTTTAATTGAAAACGAGAATAAAGAGGAAGTATTCATTTCTGAACATGAAAAATCGCAATTAGAAATTGTATCTACAGATTGGTTACCGGTAGCCGAAATTGTATTCGGAAAAGAACGGGGAAAAGATCAGAAAGAAAACAGTACTGTTAATCTTGAAGAATTTATAGCGGTTAAAGGTATTAAGGCCTTAGGAAACCAATTAACTACAGATAAAGTGAAGCAAATAAATCTGTTAGATCCAATTCCTTTTGAGTCGCCTGAAGAGGTGCATGCAGACGAATTAGATGTGGTAGATGATGAAATTGTGGAAGCTAAAAAAGAAGCGTCTGATGATGATGCTCAGCCCACTTTATTTTAA